One window of the Octopus sinensis linkage group LG3, ASM634580v1, whole genome shotgun sequence genome contains the following:
- the LOC115209650 gene encoding heparan sulfate glucosamine 3-O-sulfotransferase 1-like, producing MLPAKCLRLVPLQRRNLIPTLLFCAISGSVLYLNSYLTFSTLFGGDKIYRSGRWWVDKLPSSLLSFKNHSSLIHTEQPRVRHFPHCLVIGASKAGTRAVLEFINMHPHVVRPINEVHFFDKSHNYKKGYRWYLHQMPESLPHQITVEKTAMYYAVSDVPFRVHQMNSSIRLILVVREPFSRALSDYLHMRVSYNNRGLKYESFENMAVDEKTGNLDLDFYAIQRSQYHHHLWRWMEYFPLSQIHITDGDILRTEPWTEMQKIQTFLGLQEFYNSSLFFFDKSRKFYCIKKETIACLQKSKGRKHPTVDKTVAEKLRAYFRKENEKFFNLTGRRFPW from the coding sequence ATGTTGCCAGCTAAATGTTTACGACTGGTACCGCTACAACGACGAAATCTCATCCCAACGTTATTGTTCTGTGCAATAAGTGGAAGTGTTCTGTATTTGAACTCTTACTTAACTTTCTCTACTTTGTTCGGTGGCGACAAAATCTACAGAAGTGGTCGCTGGTGGGTGGACAAGCTTCCGTCGTCTTTATTATCGTTCAAAAATCACTCTTCCTTGATTCATACTGAACAACCACGCGTACGTCACTTCCCGCACTGTCTTGTGATTGGTGCTTCGAAGGCGGGCACCAGAGCAGTGCTAGAGTTCATTAATATGCATCCACATGTGGTAAGACCAATAAATGAAGTTCATTTCTTTGATAAAAGTCACAATTACAAAAAAGGATACAGATGGTATTTGCACCAAATGCCAGAATCGCTTCCCCACCAAATTACAGTCGAAAAGACAGCCATGTACTACGCAGTGTCGGATGTACCTTTCAGGGTGCATCAGATGAACAGCTCTATAAGACTTATACTTGTCGTTAGGGAACCATTTAGTCGAGCTTTATCAGATTACCTCCACATGCGGGTTTCCTATAACAATCGTGGTTTGAAATACGAGAGCTTTGAAAATATGGCTGTTGATGAAAAGACAGGCAATTTAGACCTGGACTTTTATGCTATCCAGCGttcccaatatcatcatcatttatggcGCTGGATGGAGTATTTTCCACTATCACAAATACACATTACAGATGGCGACATACTAAGAACAGAACCTTGGACTGAAATGCAAAAAATTCAGACCTTCCTTGGACTCCAGGAGTTTTACAATAGCAGCCTTTTCTTCTTTGATAAATCCAGGAAGttttattgtattaaaaaggaaACAATTGCATGCTTACAAAAATCCAAAGGAAGAAAGCATCCTACAGTTGATAAGACTGTAGCAGAAAAGCTTCGTGCTTATttcagaaaggaaaatgaaaagtttttcaaTTTAACTGGACGAAGATTTCCATGGTAA